The following proteins are co-located in the Oscillospiraceae bacterium genome:
- the cas7c gene encoding type I-C CRISPR-associated protein Cas7/Csd2 encodes MSLSKKIDFAIIISVKNANPNGDPLNGNRPRVNYEGYGEISDVCLKRKIRNRLLDDGQSILVQSDDYRRDDHRSIKARYDSNEEIKKLSKDKDGEKKAKIACEQWYDVRAFGQVLAGVDDDSASIAIRGPISIQSAFSIEPVDITSNQIIKSVNLKTDKKDPSQKAGDTMGMKHRVDSGVYLTFGSINRQLAEKTGFSDKDAEIFKKMLTKMFENDDSSARPAGSMEVMKVIWWTHNEKTLSSAKVHRSLKVNIDGSYTISQLDGINIEELDGQ; translated from the coding sequence ATGAGTTTGTCTAAAAAAATTGACTTCGCAATTATTATCAGCGTTAAAAATGCTAATCCGAACGGAGATCCACTAAATGGCAATCGCCCGCGCGTAAATTATGAGGGATACGGTGAGATCAGCGATGTATGTTTGAAACGCAAGATACGCAATCGCCTTCTTGACGACGGCCAGTCGATTCTTGTTCAATCGGACGATTATAGAAGGGATGACCACCGCAGTATCAAGGCCCGTTACGATTCAAATGAAGAAATCAAAAAGCTTTCAAAAGATAAGGACGGAGAAAAAAAAGCAAAAATTGCCTGTGAACAGTGGTATGATGTCCGCGCTTTCGGACAGGTACTGGCCGGTGTTGACGATGACAGCGCATCAATAGCAATCCGTGGACCTATCAGTATACAAAGTGCATTCAGCATTGAACCGGTCGATATAACAAGTAACCAAATTATAAAAAGCGTTAATCTAAAAACAGATAAGAAAGATCCTTCTCAAAAAGCTGGAGATACAATGGGAATGAAACATCGCGTCGACAGCGGTGTCTATTTAACGTTTGGCAGTATAAACCGGCAACTGGCGGAGAAAACGGGCTTTTCTGACAAGGATGCTGAAATATTTAAAAAAATGCTTACAAAAATGTTTGAAAACGATGATTCATCCGCTCGGCCGGCAGGAAGCATGGAGGTTATGAAAGTGATATGGTGGACGCATAATGAAAAAACTCTGTCTTCAGCTAAGGTACATAGAAGCCTCAAAGTAAATATTGATGGTTCATATACAATATCTCAGTTGGATGGAATCAACATTGAAGAACTAGACGGACAATGA